A stretch of Metabacillus sp. FJAT-52054 DNA encodes these proteins:
- a CDS encoding methylated-DNA--[protein]-cysteine S-methyltransferase gives MKGFIQYNSPIGVLTIVSDGTSITQVLLPETELSPFNGEPAEYPVLIEARKQLQEYFSGIRTHFELPFSTEGTPFQMRVWDALREIPFGESLSYAELAQKAGSPKAVRAVGQANKANKLPILVPCHRVIGKNKSLTGYAGTKTDLKAILLGLEKVEFR, from the coding sequence ATGAAAGGTTTCATTCAATACAACTCACCGATTGGTGTGCTGACGATTGTTTCAGACGGGACTTCAATTACGCAGGTTCTGCTTCCGGAAACGGAGCTTTCTCCATTCAATGGGGAACCTGCAGAATACCCTGTCCTGATTGAAGCGAGAAAACAGCTTCAGGAATATTTCAGCGGAATACGGACTCATTTTGAGCTTCCTTTTTCTACAGAAGGAACGCCATTTCAAATGAGGGTTTGGGATGCGCTTAGAGAAATTCCTTTCGGGGAATCTCTCAGCTATGCAGAACTAGCACAAAAGGCCGGCAGTCCAAAGGCTGTCCGGGCTGTGGGTCAAGCGAACAAAGCAAATAAACTGCCAATTCTTGTGCCATGTCACAGAGTAATCGGAAAAAACAAATCGCTAACGGGTTATGCAGGAACGAAAACCGATCTGAAAGCGATTCTGCTGGGATTGGAAAAGGTAGAGTTTAGATAA